TGGTGAAAGCGCGTTTTAAAACAATGAAAGAATATCGGCAGTTTTTAGGTACAACTTTTGGTAATCACCCTGCCATACTCTCCACTAAAACCTATGTGGTGATGGAAAGTGTGAAAGAAAATAGCCCCCTAGCGATTGTGAAATAGTGGCTCCGCCACCCTCATAGGATGGCAATCCATAGCTAGACCTTGCTAGCAGTAGGAGTGATTTAGGAGTCATTAGCGCTTGCGTAATAAATCGACCCGAATCGGATTAGCAAATTTCACGCCCTCTGCGCTCATATGCGTTGCAAATTTCTGTTTAACAGTTTGATAAAGCTCATCACTTAAACGATGTTGAGTATGGGTTACTTTAATGATGCGTTGCTCAAATTCAGCAAAATCAGCAAAGCGTGTTTCAGTATTGCAAAAAATTTGTGTAACAGATTCTAATAAACCCTCTTTTACTGCTTCTTGAATCGCTTGAAAGGCAGCTTCACGTACCTGTTTTTCATCATGAAAGAGTCGAATCACTTCATTAAACTCACCGGCATAGACTGGCTCCAAAATCCACGCTTTACCGCCTGATTTCAGCACCCGCGCTACTTCAGCCAGAGCCGATTTTAAATACCTATTTGGAACATGGTGCAATGATTTAAACATCAGCACTATATCAACACTATTATCCGGTAAATCAATCGCCTGAGCACCCCAGTCCTTAAAGGTAATGGTGCTAGGAAATTCGCTGGCTAGGTTTTTTTGTAATTGAATGTGATCTACTTCAGCCGCTATCAGTTGCTTAATGGGGAAGGTTTCAGCAATCAAGCGTGTGGTTCGTGCCGTGCCACAGCCTAGTTCTAAGACAGTGGCATCATTAAAGTCTAAGTACTCGCGCATTAAGGCTAGTTCGCTGCAATCAGTTTGTGCTTCAGGGTTTTGTAGCTTCATAGTTACCTCAATAGGGTTGGAAGGGCGTATATAGTAGAGTAGGGTGGTAGGTTATTAAATGTAACTCATGGGGTAGTGTGAGTACGTTTGGTCTTAGAAATGGTTCATATTATCCATACTGATGGGTACTTAGCTACTCATTAGCTTTAGGATAAAATAAATTTATCATTATAGCGGAAGCAATCATGTTGAATATTTTCAATACCTTACGTGGCGGCTTGTCTGGAGCCAATAATAATAGCGTTAGCCCGATTACACTGCCGTTAAATATCTTTGCCAATGCCTTTGGTTCGCTATTCAATAATCCACTCACACAAAATTTGGTGTTTGGATCGATTTCTAACATTACCAGTGGCTTGATTGGCTCAATAGTAGGCGCGATTAATCCAGCACCTACACAGCGCCCTTAAATTTTAATGCAAATAACGATATTTATGTTAAATAATTAAGAAATAACAAACCTAACTAGAAACTAAAATTATTAGCCAATACTAGGCTAGGACTAGCTAGCCTAAACTCCATTGTGGTAGCCGCCTCAAAACCGAGCAACCAGCGTCGATAATAAGCCAGCGAATGAGTTTGGGTAGCGACAAATCCATAGCGTTCATATAAGCGCCGTGCTTTAGTATTGCTACTAATCACATTTAAATGCATCGCTTGTAAGCCTTGTTGCGTAGCATAGTCACGTAATTCGTTAAGTAGCAAAGTACCAATACCTTGACCGCGCCAGTGAGGATGTACGGCCATACCATCAATTAATAAAATGCCCTGAGTATTTTCACGTTCATACCAACTTAAAATCCGATTAGCCCAACGTCCGCCCCAATAGCCTAAATGAGCTTGCAAAGCCTTTTGATGTAAACCACTAGTCAGGGAGCCTTGATCCGTTTGAAATCCTACTAGCCCCACTAAATGACCGTTTGCAATAGCACAAAAAGCAAATGAAGTATTAAAACCATTAGCTAATAAACTAATCCGTTTTAGACGATTAGGAATGGCACGCGCAATCTTCGCACCGAAGGCTTGATCGTAGAGGAGGGCAGCCTCATAGCGCAGCGTAATAGGTAAGCCCCGATGATATTCAATAATAGAGTTCAGCATAATAATCTACCAAAGCAGCTAGTGCTTCAGCTTGTTAACATCCTTGTTCAAACTAGGCTGAGTATATCATCGAGAGATACATTAAGATAAAAAAATAGTCATTCTAAGGGTTTTAAAAATCCATCAAATACGTAACCGCTCCCGCTTAACCATTCTATTTTCACCCAATGCCCATTCAGACCACTGATAGAGTCAGCTTTTACTTTGGCAGTTAGGACGTGAACTTTGCCTCTATCGGGCACTGTACCGATTTTTTTACCAGCAACATCGGGCTTATCACGTACCACCAAGACAGGTTTGGCAGTGCTTTGATACCAGCCGGTAGCGATGCTAGGGTTTTTAAGGGTAGCAAGCGTTTGAGACAATTGCTGAGTACGTTGCTCAAGCGCTTCTAAAATACATTGCGTTGTGGCGGGTGCAGTATTAGCGGGTGTTGTGACCTCTAGTTTGCCACATTTGAGATTACGTTGGTCAAGCCATGTGCGTTGCTCGGTGTCTAACTGCATGTTTTTAGTGGCATCATTATAAGCAGCGGCTAGCGCTTGATAGGTTTGATTCAGTTGTTTTTTAGCGGGGCGCAAGGCGTTATTGAGGCAGTCCCAATTATTTTCTATACCACAGGCGGCAATATCAGCATTGAGTTGAATAGGTAAGGGAGTAGGTGTAGAGGAGGCAGTATTAGTCGTTGTGTTGGTAACTTCATTAGGTGCGTAAGAACAAACCGCTACAGCAAAAGTATTATATTCAGGTTTTTGATTGTTCTTGCAACTATCCACGCAAGCATTGGCAAACGCAGCAGCGACATAACTAGGGTGATTGGAAAAAGCAAATAAGGCCTGGGCAATAGCGCTAGGTAGTTGGTTGTGCGGGTTAGCACAAGATGGATCGGCTGATTTGACGGTTTTACAGGTATCTAAAGCTTGATTGTAGAGCCATGTGCAATAGTCATTAGGTAGAGGTGTGGCGGCGTTAGTAATTACAGGTAGAGCTAAGCTCAGCATTAATAGTAGCTTTTTAGAATGATGAGGTTGTTTCATATAGCTATCCCACTGTGAAAATAGATTAGAAAGTTACCTTATTAGTGTAGCGGGTCTAGTGGTGAGTGAGTATGGTTCTTGGTAATCATTGAGGGGCTGGGTGAAATTTTCCTTATAGGCAGCGCGTAGAAATTTGGCTATATTTGATAGATTATTAATCTTAACTTGACATTATGCCAAACGACCGACCGATAGCCCATGTGCGTTTTGATGCCGAGGGAAAGCCAATTGAACATTGGTTAGATGAACACTTACAAGCAGTTGCGCAGTTAGCGGCTGACTATGCTACTGATTTTCAAAGTAATGAATGGGCTTATGTAGCGGGGCTTTGGCATGACCTAGGTAAGTATAATCCTGCTTTTCAAGATTATATTGGGGTAAAAAGTGGCTATAAGCCTGATGCACATATTGAGAAAGTGGGTAAGGTTAATCACTCCGCAGCAGGCGCTCTGTATGCGGTTAAACAACATAAGCACTTAGGTTTACCACTCGCCTATTTAATTGCTGGACATCATTCGGGTTTACCTGATTGGTATAAAACGGATGAAGTTGATGGACGTTCGTTAGCTGAAATTCTCAATGAAACTGAATACTTAGCCAAAGCCTTACAAGTAGGAATCCCTCAACCTATCCTTGATGCAAGTCTGCCTAAAGTTGCACCTAAAGGAAAACCAGAAGAATGGTCGCTCTGGCTTAGAATGTTATTTTCTAGCCTTGTGGATGCGGATTTTCTGGATACAGAACGTTTTATGCAGCCAGATCAGTTTGCTAAGCGTGGGCAGTATCCTGATTTAACTTCATTGCTCCTACGTTTTAATGAGCATATGCAGTCTTTTGCTAAACAATCTCGACCTAGCAAGGTGAATCAGCTACGTACTCAAGTGCTGCTACAGTGTCGAATTGCTGCCCAACAGCCTAGTGGCATTTTTTCTCTCACCGTACCAACAGGCGGTGGAAAAACTTTATCAGGCATGGCGTTCGCCCTAGAACATGCGGTCAAATATCAAAAAAAGCGTGTTATTTATGCTATTCCTTTTACTAGCATTATTGAGCAGACTGCTAGCATTTATCGCTCAATTTTTGGGGAATGTGTTATTGAGCATCATAGTAATTTAGATGTGATTAACCCCGAACGTGAAACTGCACAGAGTCGTTTAGCATCTGAAAATTGGGATGCACCCATTATAGTCACGACTAATGTGCAATTATTTGAATCCCTATTTGCTAGTCGCACTAGCCGCTGTCGTAAACTGCATAATCTAGCCAATAGCGTGATTGTGCTAGATGAAGCGCAACTATTACCGCCTGCATTTCTGAATCCGATTTTAAGTGTGATGAAAAGCTTGGTAGCGCATTATGGTGTGACGTTTGTATTATCTACTGCTACACAGCCTGCACTGCAAAGCCTGTATGATCCTTTTAACAAACCTATTTTAAAAGGGTTTGAATCTAATCAAGTAACTGAAATTATTCCTAATTGTGAGCAGTTATTTAAGGATTTAGAGCGCGTTACAGTAGCGATACCAGATGATCTAAGCCTTGAGCGCAGTTGGGAGGCTATTGTAGAGGAGGTGATTGAACATGAGACTGTATTGGTGATTGTGAATACTAAAAACCAAGCGGCTGAATTGTGTCGCTTACTTCCTGTTGATACCTATTACCTCAGTACAAATTTATGCGGGGCGCACCGTTCAGAAAAATTGCAAGCGATTCGAGCCAAACTTAAAGCTAATCAACCGCTGCGCGTGGTGAGTACACAATTAATCGAAGCGGGCGTTGATGTTGATTTTCCGGTGGTTTATCGCGCTTTGGCAGGCCTAGATTCAATTGCACAAGCCGCAGGACGTTGTAATCGTGAAGGGTTATCTGCCAAGGGTAAAGTCGTTGTCTTTGTACCTCCTAATAATCATAAGCTCAAAGGGCATTTGGGCTTATCTGCTAATGTGAGTAAGAGTTTATTGCCGCTTTTTACGGAGCCACCCTTATATTACCGCCATTTTAAAACGTATTTTGAACACTATTACGCTAAAACCCCATCACGCGATGAGCAAGGTATTGAGGAGCTTCTGACTAAAGATGCTCAACAGCTCAAAATCCAATTTCGTACTGCGGCGAGTCGTTTTCGTTTGATTAAAGATGAAGGTTATCCCGTATTAGTGACTTATGGTGAAGGTGCAAAGTTAATTGAACAGCTCAAAATCTTGGGCGCTTCACGCTGGTTGATGCGTAAATTGCAACGCTATACCGTCACCCTCCGTGAGCAGGAAAAAAACCGCTTATTAAAAGCAGGTGATATTCGAGAACTCACGGGCTTGGCTGGGGTGTATGAGTTAGTGACGGCAGGGATTTATGACTCAAAGCTGGGTTTAATGAGTGATCCTTTGCAATTAGATCCTGAGGATTTAGTTTGGTAATAGTTAATAGGGAGGAGGTGGTCATGAGTTATAGCTTTTGTTTAGAGGTGTCGGGCGACTTTGCTTGTTTCACTCGTCCTGAAATGAAAGTAGAGCGCGTATCCTATGATGTTATAACCCCTTCAGCCGCTCGTGCGGTGTTTGAAGCCATTCTTTGGAAGCCTGCGATTCGTTGGCATATACGTAGGATCGAAGTACTCAAACCGATTCGCTGGATGAGTTTGCGGCGTAATGAAGTTGCCAGTGTAATTCCAGCGGGAGCCGTGAAATCCGCCATGAAGCAGGGTAAGGGGCATTTAGGTTTATACATTGAAGAAGATCGCCAACAACGGGCGGGACTATTTTTGCGTGATGTACGTTATCGTTTATATGCTGATTTTGAGTTGCTAAGCCCTGATTCTGATAATACTACCGTCAAATTTGCCGAAATGTTTAAACGTCGCGCCAGTAAAGGGCAGTGCTTCAATCAGCCCTATTTAGGTACACGCGAATTTTCCTGTGCTTTTCGCTTGGTTGATTCCGATGAGCCTATTGAAAAGCCTCAAGAGTTAATAGGAAAACGTGAATTAGGTTGGATGTTATACGACATAGATTTTTCCGATATTGAAAATCCTACGCCGCGTTTTTTCCAAGCCACTTTGCAGGATGGTGTTCTAATAGTGCCTGCTGGAGATAGTGAGGAGATACGCGGATGATCTTGCAAGCCTTATATGACTATTACCAACGCAAAGCCCAAGATCCAGAGTCCGCACTAGCTCCGGCTGGCTTTGAATACAAAGAAATTCCTTTCATTTTAGAGCTACGCGAGGATGGTAGCCTAAACCAAATCGAAGATACTCGCTTCATTGAAAATAAAAAGAAACGGGCGAAAGCCGAGCGAGTAACTCAAGGGGTAAAAAAGACCTCTGGCGTTGCTGCTAATTTACTGTGGGATAATGCCGAGTATGTATTAGGCGTTGATACCAAAGGCAAACCAGAGCGAGTTAAAGAACAGCAAGCTGCCTTTTTAGAGAAAATCAGAGCTTTGGATTTAGCAGATAAAGATAAGGGTATTAATGCTGTTATTCAGTTTTTGGAGCAATTAGATCATAGTGTCCTAGCGCAACAGCCACTATGGGAAGAAATAACTAAAACTAACCCTAATCTTACGTTTCGTTTACAAGGGCAACCCTATTTAGTGTGCCAAAGCCGCTTAGTACAAAATGCGCTATCGAATAGCGCCAATGATGAATCTGCTAAAGCCACCTGTTTAATCACAGGCGAAACTGCCGAAATTGAACGTTTGCACCCCGCTATTAAAGGCGTATGGGGGGCACAAACAGCAGGGGCGAATATTATTTCTTTTAATTTAGATGCGTTTACCTCTTACGGTAAAAGTCAAAGTTTTAATGCTCCTGTTAGTAAAGAAGCTGCCTTTGCTTATACCACTGCGCTTAACCATTTATTAGGTAAAGATTCTAATCAGCGTATGCAGGTAGGGGATGCCTCAACCGTATTTTGGGCAAGTAAAGAAGATGCTTTAGAAGATAGTTTTGCCGCAATTTGGGGGGCTAGCCCTGCGAAAGATGACCCAGATCGAAATACGTCGGCTGTAAAGGCTGTTTACGAAGCAGTAGAAAAATATGGCCGTAAACCTGCTGTGGGCGAAGAGACTATTTTTTATATTTTGGGTTTAGCGCCTAATGCTGCCCGTATCAGTATTCGTTTTTGGCATGTGGCGACAGTACGTGAGGTGAGTCAGCGTATTGTAGAGCACTTTAAACTATTGGAAATAGACCGCAGTGAGCGTGATCCTGAGTTTTTACCCTTATGGTTGCTGCTACGTGCAATTGCTTTATTAGGTAAAACGGAAAATGTACCGCCTAATTTAGCTGGCGAGGTGATGCGTAGTATTTTAGACGGCAGACCTTATCCTGAGACCTTATTGTCATCAGCTATTCGACGTATTCGCGCTGAACAACAAGTCACTTATGCGCGTGCCGCACTTATTAAAGCTTATCTCAATCGTCTTACTTCTACGGAGAATCTTACCGTGTCATTAGATATTGAAAACCCTAATCAGGGTTATCGCCTAGGGCGTTTGTTTGCAGTTTTAGAAAAAATTCAGGAAGAAGCCAATCACGGACTCAATGCGACGATTCGAGATCGTTATTATGGTGCGGCTTCTGCTACTCCGGTCACTGTGTTCTCTACTTTAATGAAACTTAAAAATCATCATTTAAGCAAAATGGATAATAAGGGGCGTGTTAATAACCTAGAAAAACTCTTAGGCGAGATTATAAGCGAAATACAGGATTTTCCTAGTCATTTAAGCCTGAAAGATCAAGGACGTTTTGCGATTGGCTATTATCACCAACGCCAAGATTTTTTCAAAAAGCGCAATAAAACCGAGCCAATGACTACTGCTAATTCAGTTACTACAACAGATAATCAAGGAGATACAGAATGAGCCTCAATCACCGTTATGACTTTGTTTTATTATTTGATGTAAAAGA
The genomic region above belongs to Thiofilum sp. and contains:
- a CDS encoding class I SAM-dependent methyltransferase yields the protein MKLQNPEAQTDCSELALMREYLDFNDATVLELGCGTARTTRLIAETFPIKQLIAAEVDHIQLQKNLASEFPSTITFKDWGAQAIDLPDNSVDIVLMFKSLHHVPNRYLKSALAEVARVLKSGGKAWILEPVYAGEFNEVIRLFHDEKQVREAAFQAIQEAVKEGLLESVTQIFCNTETRFADFAEFEQRIIKVTHTQHRLSDELYQTVKQKFATHMSAEGVKFANPIRVDLLRKR
- a CDS encoding GNAT family N-acetyltransferase, encoding MLNSIIEYHRGLPITLRYEAALLYDQAFGAKIARAIPNRLKRISLLANGFNTSFAFCAIANGHLVGLVGFQTDQGSLTSGLHQKALQAHLGYWGGRWANRILSWYERENTQGILLIDGMAVHPHWRGQGIGTLLLNELRDYATQQGLQAMHLNVISSNTKARRLYERYGFVATQTHSLAYYRRWLLGFEAATTMEFRLASPSLVLANNFSF
- a CDS encoding lysozyme inhibitor LprI family protein, producing the protein MKQPHHSKKLLLMLSLALPVITNAATPLPNDYCTWLYNQALDTCKTVKSADPSCANPHNQLPSAIAQALFAFSNHPSYVAAAFANACVDSCKNNQKPEYNTFAVAVCSYAPNEVTNTTTNTASSTPTPLPIQLNADIAACGIENNWDCLNNALRPAKKQLNQTYQALAAAYNDATKNMQLDTEQRTWLDQRNLKCGKLEVTTPANTAPATTQCILEALEQRTQQLSQTLATLKNPSIATGWYQSTAKPVLVVRDKPDVAGKKIGTVPDRGKVHVLTAKVKADSISGLNGHWVKIEWLSGSGYVFDGFLKPLE
- the cas3 gene encoding CRISPR-associated helicase Cas3'; this translates as MPNDRPIAHVRFDAEGKPIEHWLDEHLQAVAQLAADYATDFQSNEWAYVAGLWHDLGKYNPAFQDYIGVKSGYKPDAHIEKVGKVNHSAAGALYAVKQHKHLGLPLAYLIAGHHSGLPDWYKTDEVDGRSLAEILNETEYLAKALQVGIPQPILDASLPKVAPKGKPEEWSLWLRMLFSSLVDADFLDTERFMQPDQFAKRGQYPDLTSLLLRFNEHMQSFAKQSRPSKVNQLRTQVLLQCRIAAQQPSGIFSLTVPTGGGKTLSGMAFALEHAVKYQKKRVIYAIPFTSIIEQTASIYRSIFGECVIEHHSNLDVINPERETAQSRLASENWDAPIIVTTNVQLFESLFASRTSRCRKLHNLANSVIVLDEAQLLPPAFLNPILSVMKSLVAHYGVTFVLSTATQPALQSLYDPFNKPILKGFESNQVTEIIPNCEQLFKDLERVTVAIPDDLSLERSWEAIVEEVIEHETVLVIVNTKNQAAELCRLLPVDTYYLSTNLCGAHRSEKLQAIRAKLKANQPLRVVSTQLIEAGVDVDFPVVYRALAGLDSIAQAAGRCNREGLSAKGKVVVFVPPNNHKLKGHLGLSANVSKSLLPLFTEPPLYYRHFKTYFEHYYAKTPSRDEQGIEELLTKDAQQLKIQFRTAASRFRLIKDEGYPVLVTYGEGAKLIEQLKILGASRWLMRKLQRYTVTLREQEKNRLLKAGDIRELTGLAGVYELVTAGIYDSKLGLMSDPLQLDPEDLVW
- the cas5c gene encoding type I-C CRISPR-associated protein Cas5c, which codes for MSYSFCLEVSGDFACFTRPEMKVERVSYDVITPSAARAVFEAILWKPAIRWHIRRIEVLKPIRWMSLRRNEVASVIPAGAVKSAMKQGKGHLGLYIEEDRQQRAGLFLRDVRYRLYADFELLSPDSDNTTVKFAEMFKRRASKGQCFNQPYLGTREFSCAFRLVDSDEPIEKPQELIGKRELGWMLYDIDFSDIENPTPRFFQATLQDGVLIVPAGDSEEIRG
- the cas8c gene encoding type I-C CRISPR-associated protein Cas8c/Csd1, giving the protein MILQALYDYYQRKAQDPESALAPAGFEYKEIPFILELREDGSLNQIEDTRFIENKKKRAKAERVTQGVKKTSGVAANLLWDNAEYVLGVDTKGKPERVKEQQAAFLEKIRALDLADKDKGINAVIQFLEQLDHSVLAQQPLWEEITKTNPNLTFRLQGQPYLVCQSRLVQNALSNSANDESAKATCLITGETAEIERLHPAIKGVWGAQTAGANIISFNLDAFTSYGKSQSFNAPVSKEAAFAYTTALNHLLGKDSNQRMQVGDASTVFWASKEDALEDSFAAIWGASPAKDDPDRNTSAVKAVYEAVEKYGRKPAVGEETIFYILGLAPNAARISIRFWHVATVREVSQRIVEHFKLLEIDRSERDPEFLPLWLLLRAIALLGKTENVPPNLAGEVMRSILDGRPYPETLLSSAIRRIRAEQQVTYARAALIKAYLNRLTSTENLTVSLDIENPNQGYRLGRLFAVLEKIQEEANHGLNATIRDRYYGAASATPVTVFSTLMKLKNHHLSKMDNKGRVNNLEKLLGEIISEIQDFPSHLSLKDQGRFAIGYYHQRQDFFKKRNKTEPMTTANSVTTTDNQGDTE